TTAAGACCAAAAAGCTGGAATCGTACTCGGAACAGGAGCTCATCGATTGCGACAAGGTGGATAATGGATGCGGTGGCGGTTACATGGATGATGCTTTTAAGTAAGGTTTCACCAAGCTAGGAAATCATTTAATACGTCTGCTACAGCTACTCACCTTCTTTTGCAGGGCAATTGAGACACTGGGCGGTTTGGAGCTGGAAGACGACTATCCGTACGAGGCGAAGGCACAAAAGACGTGCCACTTTAACAAAACGCTCAGCCACGTGCAGGTGAAGGGTGCGGTTGACATGCCCAAGAACGAAACCTTCATTGCGCAGTATCTGGTCAAAAATGGACCGATCGCCATTGGGCTGAATGCGAACGCGATGCAGTTCTACCGCGGTGGTATATCGCACCCGTGGCATCCGCTGTGCAGCcacaaatcgatcgatcacggTGTGCTGATCGTGGGCTACGGTGTAAAGCAGTATCCGATGTTCAACAAAACGCTACCGTATTGGATCATCAAGAACTCGTGGGGACCGAAATGGGGCGAACAGGGCTACTACCGTATCTATCGTGGCGATAATTCTTGTGGCGTCAGCGAAATGGCATCCTCGGCCATTATAGCATAGGTTGgattgtgcgtttgtgtgcagttttttttaaatttttttttctgtttgcgtAAGCGTTATATAAATtcgttttacaatttttgtgTACTCTTTTATACGATGCATATATGATGTAATGTACCCTACTCGCTTTTTTACAATACTCTAGTTTCCAGACGAACAAATATAGAAATGTATGATCAAATAtgtgattttcttctgttagaCAACTGCTTTTACGAATGAGTGTTGTTAAAATGTGTACGATAGAGTTATACAATTTAAATACTTCAACCATTACTCATCCTTTCGAAACAAAGAACAACCCGTTCTCGGTGCGATGTTTTCGATGTTATTGCAATCGAAAGTACGTGCCATGCTTCACCACTACACCAACCCAATCAGCTGTCAGCCCCAGTGGgagagtgtttgtgtttatgtttacaTTCTGCTCATACCTTTCCTGCCTTGGTTGGGAGTACACTAAACCCCGTAAGCGAATGCGTAATACCATTCTTTGTTACACCCTTGGTACGAGCTGTACGTGTTGAAGCTGGATCCCACAATTATCTCAACTAGTTAGTGAATCATTGTAGACTGAAGCAACACGGTGAGGGTCAAACGCAATTAAGCTGTTCCAAGCCCTTCGTCATTCATTGGGCGTTGTTTGTTTCTAGCACAAAATGGCTAGCGGAGAACCTCTTTGCGGTGGCGTATCAGCAGATCCGGAGATGGACAAGAAAGAACACACGGAGCGTATCGACAAAGCGCTCACCACAACTGCAAATCATGGTGGAAAAGCGTACAAACTGCACCGTGTGGAAAAGCAGGTAGTTGCCGGAATGAAGTACACCTACTACGTTTCGTTCAACAATGACGAGTCTGGCCAAAAGTATAAGATCACCGTTTGGGAACGACCTTGGCTGAAGGAAAAATCTCCGGAAGAGGCTGTACGCGTTACGTTTGAAGAGCACACGGAATGATCATGGCGGGTGGGGAGGTTCGTATGGAGTTGAAGACGTGAATTTGGAATTATGCGTTTTGGGCTATTTTTGCTCGTTAATTAAGTTAAGATGATTGTTTTGTATGCCTTACCTTGTTATTATGTGTTAAGGATGGTCAAAAAACATGAATAGAATCTCTACATTTCTCAAAATATAACCAAAcaagatttctaaaataaagaacaaattTTATGCGATTAAGTAATTCAATCCACATCCCAAACTGACCTTGGTTTTAACCTTCATTTTAATGACCAAAAGCACACCCTTACGTCTATAATCCCATACCCCCAGGTAGGTCATACCTTTTGTATGGCTTTATAATATGGCAAAATACAAATGTGCTCATTGAAATAAAGGTTAAAGACGTATAATAGATTCAAAAACGTACGATCACACACTACTATCTCACTTGTACTCCATTAGTCGCAACAGCAATGCTCGCAGTTTTCGTGCCTCTAGTCCGATGGTCGGAGGTT
This genomic window from Anopheles maculipalpis chromosome 2RL, idAnoMacuDA_375_x, whole genome shotgun sequence contains:
- the LOC126559517 gene encoding cystatin-like protein — encoded protein: MASGEPLCGGVSADPEMDKKEHTERIDKALTTTANHGGKAYKLHRVEKQVVAGMKYTYYVSFNNDESGQKYKITVWERPWLKEKSPEEAVRVTFEEHTE